A window from Montipora capricornis isolate CH-2021 chromosome 7, ASM3666992v2, whole genome shotgun sequence encodes these proteins:
- the LOC138056287 gene encoding myb-related transcription factor, partner of profilin-like: MAERVESGNEGEVTDESKARKRKPNFSVNEISVITENVKNHLAVIQSKLTNNITNRKKNEVWQEITDAVNAVGTAGRTLAEVKDKWKNLPSTAKKEFATLRRETKKTGGGPAPKPPSASSEKIIGVFEDTPAFSGLNGFEAGSEAATPSENASTISCNFDREVEDGEVAVVKERKRRKVNCSQDDLLRMQCECLSFKRENLLLKKKKLELQVYLLQRQVDE, translated from the exons atggcggaaaGAGTGGAAAGTGGAAATGAAGGAGAAGTTACAGATGAATCgaaagcaagaaaaagaaagccgAATTTTTCTGTGAACGAAATTTCTGTAATTacggaaaatgttaaaaatcacCTTGCAGTTATCCAGTCCAAATTAACGAACAACATAACCAATCGAAAAAAGAACGAAGTTTGGCAAGAAATAACCGATGCTGTGAATGCGGTGGGGACGGCAGGGCGAACGTTAGCTGAAGTGAAGGACAAGTGGAAAAATTTGCCCAGCACCGCGAAGAAAGAATTTGCAACTTTGAGgagagaaacaaagaaaactggagGTGGGCCAGCGCCAAAGCCCCCAAGCGCGTCCAGTGAGAAAATTATTGGAGTTTTCGAGGACACACCCGCTTTCAGCGGCTTGAATGGGTTTGAAGCAG GGTCAGAAGCAGCAACTCCCAGCGAAAATGCTTCTACGATCAGCTGCAATTTCGATCGTGAGGTTGAAGATGGGGAGGTTGCTGTAGTGAAGGAAAGGAAGAGGCGGAAAGTGAATTGCTCTCAAGATGACCTACTAAGAATGCAGTGCGAATGTCTTTCGTTTAAAAGAGAAAATCTCttacttaagaaaaaaaagctaGAACTTCAAGTGTATCTTTTGCAGCGTCAGGTTGATGAgtga